AGCAAACGAAATTATCATTCGTGCCCGCGAAGCTACAATTGGCATACCTTCTGAAACGCGTCAAGCATATCAGGACGGAACAAACGGTTTTGAAAGGATTTTACCCGGACCCGAAAGAATGTATCCCGATACCGATTTGCCGCCGAAGCCAATTACCGATGAAAGAAAGAAACTTATTCGTGCCAGAGCGCCCGAGCAAATTTGGATTCGTACTCAAAAATATACAAAGCTCGGCGTTCCCGATGACTTGCTCGAAGAATTGGCTGTTTCAAGATTTGCACCTTCTTTCGAGTTGCTGATTGCAGAACCTTTCAACTTGGACCCCGTTTTTGTTGCCACTGCGATTATCCAATATCCAAAAAGATTACGCAGACGTGGATTGCCAATCGAAAAATTGACTCACGATGAGTTTGAAAAAGTATTCAAATTATATTCATCAGGAAAAATTTTAAAAGATGCTGTATTGATAGCCTTAGATATGTTTTTGCGTAACGGCGAAATTGATGAATCAAAATTGCCGAGCCCATGCACTGATGAAGAAATCAATATTCGCGTAGGAATGGCAATGAAGCAAATCAATCATATAACATTAATCAACCCCGAGAAAAAATACGAAATCGTGATGGGTATAATAATGGACGATTTAAGAGGCAGAGTGGAAGGAAAGATGATTAGCGAAATGGTTTCAAGTATATTAAATTCGGAGATGAGTAATGGAAGATAAGGAATTATTCAAAGGATACAGCAGCATTACGCTCGATGTAATGAAGAAATGGGGTGCTTTCGTTTGGAGCGACATTGATGTCGAAACCTCCGAAGGTTCAAAATATTCGGGTATAATTTTGCCACGCTCCGAAACCGCAGATAAATTGCACTTAGTTCTGAAAATGGCAACAGGTTACAATATTGGTATCAGAGCCGATAAGATTTCCTCAATTGTAATCAAAGGTCGCAAAGTTGCAAATTACAAAATTCCTGAAAAGGCGTTTCCATATGACAAAGGCAAACCACGTGTCAAGCTTTTTGGCACCGGCGGTACTATTGCAAGTCGTTTGGATTATCGTACCGGGGCTGTTATTCCGGCATTTTCACCGGGCGAACTTTACGGTTCCGTCCCTGAATTAGCTGACTATTGCAACTTAGAAACTGAAAAACTTTACGGAGTATTCTCCGAAAATATGGGTCCCGAACAATGGATTGGCACTGCAAATGCAATCGCCAAAGAAATTGAAAAGGGCGTCAAAGGCATCGTAATCGGTCATGGCACTGACACAATGCACCACACTGCAGCTATTTTATCATTCATGATTCAAAATTCACCTGTGCCGATTGTCATGGTTGGTTCGCAACGTTCGTCGGACAGACCCTCATCGGATGCTGCATTGAATTTGATTCATGCTGTCAAAGCAGCCGGAGAAAGCGATATTGCTGAAGTTATGGTTTGTATGTTCGGTCC
This Candidatus Kapaibacterium sp. DNA region includes the following protein-coding sequences:
- the gatD gene encoding Glu-tRNA(Gln) amidotransferase subunit GatD, which produces MEDKELFKGYSSITLDVMKKWGAFVWSDIDVETSEGSKYSGIILPRSETADKLHLVLKMATGYNIGIRADKISSIVIKGRKVANYKIPEKAFPYDKGKPRVKLFGTGGTIASRLDYRTGAVIPAFSPGELYGSVPELADYCNLETEKLYGVFSENMGPEQWIGTANAIAKEIEKGVKGIVIGHGTDTMHHTAAILSFMIQNSPVPIVMVGSQRSSDRPSSDAALNLIHAVKAAGESDIAEVMVCMFGPTSDSYGLLHRGTRVRKMHSSYRSTFRTIGDIPLAMIDRNKISPLRQDYKRRRTDNNFILAPYFEERVGMVYYYPNMMPDMIDSMIDSGYKGIVIAGTGLGHVNKPLYPALKRAKDKGVAVYMTVQTLWGYVQMYVYETGREMMDLGVVPTANMLPEVAYMKLCWALGQTSDLEKVKEIMLDPINGETTDREPSNGYLVYQGGIPEVEEFISKFRK